The region TTGGCATATCCACCATGAAGTGGGGTAAAAGATGTGGGTTGGAGCCTCCTAGTTTTTCGTGGCTTGGAAAGATGAGAGATTGTTGCCTCAAGAAGCTTGTAGGACAAATCTTGTAGTAGAGGGGCACGTTGAGGTTGTGTAGGTAGGTCTCAGGGCACGACATGCCAATGCTGTTCGTTGACAGGTGAAACGTAGGAGGTGAGCATGACGGAGAAAGCAGGGGGTTGAGAGGAGAGGGTGTCCCACCGCTCGAGGTCACCGGGGAAGAACTGGAGCTCCCACCTGAAAATGAAACCAGAAATGATCCAGGCTGGGCTAGCTGATGTTCATAGCCAAGGAACCCTTGGAGGACTCCCGTTCCGACTCCACATCTCCCACGCACAAACCTGCTCCAAAAATCATCTCCTGGAGAAATGAAAAGATCTGTCCATACATTATTTGTTATTGTTACTTGGCACTTgtctaagaaaaatattcatacaTGTCTAATCCCGTTAATATGACCAGGACAACTAAGAGGTTTTGCTCCACGCAAGGAGCTACCTGCCGGGTCTGTGCCTCATTATATGACCGATAACCTTCTCCTGCCATACAGACACCACTGCTATTTTAGGTTCCCTATTTCTGTGTAAATTAGAGGCAGCTTTTCCCCTtgtataaaagaacaaaaaaaggtaTTCAGCCTGACGGAGGATTTTTTGTAGCTTCCTGCTCACAGGAATTGCCTAATTTTCCTTGGCTTCCCATGCGATTTGAAACATACCCTTGAATACTAGAGGTGTCTCCAGAAACTTTAGACACCCGTGTCGTTTTAATGTTCTCCTTTCTGAAATGAATCAATGAACACTTTCATAATTTGGGAGGAAAGCGACACCGTCTCGCTTCCCCCGCGTGAGCACAGCCGAGGCCGCTGGTGCGGAACATCCCTGGTCAGCACCGACTCATTGCTCCTCCAGACCAACAGCAAGAGTGAAAACGGAGCTTTGGTTGGGGAATGGTGCTCTGGAGTGGCCGAGCCCAGTGCTAAACAGATGCTGGTTTAGTCTAAGGCCATTCAAGAGCCGGACGTCTCTGTTTTAACTTCATTACCACTTTCTTCCAGAGGGTTCCCTCCccatgctttattttcatttcttaccCAAGCCACTGGGACAGGAAGGAAGGGAATACAGATCCATTTTTGTGATGCGTTTTTCTCTATTTACGCATAATTCCAAGTGATACATTGCCTGGATGTGATCTGGTTAGACTTTGCAACAGCGCAGGAGCAACTGTATAACCAGCCATATCTGCTAGAACATCAGCCTAAGAAAAGAAACCATGAGGGTTTTGGAGGAGGcacaaattaattttgcaagCTCCCAGGCGGCACCTATTCCCAATAATCCAGGATTGTTTTACAGCTCAAACATCTCACCCTTCCCCGCTGATGTCAGGGGCTGTTTCAGGGGATGCGGGGCAGGGATGGGTCCTGACGTCCTCCCAGGACTCAGGGACTTTCGCTTATGTGAAATGAAGTGGCTGAGCCGACATCTGTGAGTGCGAGGCAGCGAATGAATCCCTaggcagctcagctgcagcagagcaaaCAAGCATCAGAGTTTCCTTCAAGGTATCCTGAGCAATAATAGCACAAAACTTCCCATACGAGTTTGGGAATGCAGGTCACAGTGGGGAGGACAGAGCAGCTCAAAGACCTGATTCTTTCTGCCATTGCTATTAGGCTTAAAAAATCCCAAGTTTATGGTCAATTCTTTCTTCAGCATGTTGTTcatgctttcttttaatttaccTTCTAGTTTTAAGGCTTcagtatttctatttttcatcttttcttcagaaatacagttttattcTGAGTGAAATTGGAGATTTTGTTACATTTACATCAATCCAGGAAgctaactgaagaaaaataccGTTGACATTAAGACTGGCAAAAAGAACCCAGGAAACTCTAATATTTTAGCATCTGTACAATACtcaaggcagctgctgctccctcaTTCCCCACCGCAGCCCACCCAGCAGTTCTTTTCCTTGGGGCTGCACCATCGCCTGCAGAACAGGTTCAGAAAGGGGTTTTTTGCATAAGGTCTTTTCTAAGttaaataacaacaataataataattataacaaataaaaaatctaGTTTTCTGTACAATCTGGTAAACCTCTTAATTTCTCCCgagtctgtttttttttctgttcccacACTCCTGTGCCTGCACAGAGTGGATTTTTCCTgtgattttctctctctttaattGCAGAGAAGGGCACGATCTGCTGCGCCCCGGTACCAACGGCTTTGAAGAGCCCCTAACATAAACGAGCGTTAAATTAATGACTTTAAACCCAAACCAGAGCACTCCAGCGTGCAAATactcagttatttttttcccctttgccaCCAGGAATAATCAGGTTTCAAATCCTGTTTCCAAAAGtcgggtttttttctggaaaagggCTGCAAGAGATCGATGCCCTCGTGGGGGAGgtgttttttcctggaaagcttttccccctcctcttccctcttaCCGGATTGGGGGGCTGCTCTGTCCTAACGAGCAGGTAATTCTATTTTCTCTTGCAGAGAGATCCCGCACAGCAGATCCCGCACAGCAGCCCCCGGCGGTCCTTATTGTCGCATTTAGCTAATAATCTCAAACGGGTTGGAAACAATTAGCGCACCGGCATCAAAGCTGTAACGACCCGGCTCTAAATCGGCCTCCAGCACacccagatatttttttccgCTCATCTCCGTCGGATTTTTCGGGGGATGAAGACAAACCGCTCCGCTCCTGCCCTTCCCGGGGCGGCTGCGCGGCTCCTCAAATCGATTAGAGCAGGAGTCTGGGGCGAAAACAAGTGGAATCGGCTTCTCTAAACGTTACGATGGGCACCGATTCGTTTGCTGGACGCAGATTGTTATATTACGGGTTTAAGCGCCCCGGGGTGCGGGCTCAGAGCAGCCCCGAGGCCACGGGGACGGGCGGGGCAGGGCAGACGGGACTCACCGTGGCTGTCCGAGCCGAAAGCCGAGAAATCCAGGGCGAGGGGAGGTCGCCACGGGTAGGTGTCCAGCAGTCCGTCCAGAACCCCCCTGCGGGGCGAGACCGGGCTGAGCGCAGTGCCGGGACCGcgacggggcgggggggggggggggggggggcggccccggcccTTACCTGTTCCTCCCGGGGTCCCGAAAACCTTTGGCGAAGGGATTCCTGTCGATCTTCAGCTTCGTGATCTGCGGGGATGGGCGAGAAAGGAGCTGATGGGGCGCGGGGGCGGGACGGGACCGGCCGCCGAAGCCGTCGGGGCTCTCGCTCCACTCCCTCCGCATCCCGGAGCTGCCGGGGCTCCCCCTCTCCCCGAATCCTGGAGCTGCCGGGGCTCTCCATCGCCCCACATCCCGGGACTTTCCATCTTCCCCACGTCCCAGTGCCGTCGGGACTTTGCATCCCCCTTCCCTCAAGCCGGTGCTATCAGagctctccatccccaccatctccatcccagtgccatcGGGATTCTCCATCCCCACCAGTTCCCAGTGCCATCGAGATTCTCCATCCCCACTGTTTCCCGGTGCCATCAGGATTCTCCATCCCCACCGTTTCCCAGTGCCATCGGGATTCTCCATCCCCACCAGTTTCCAGTGCTGTCAGGGTTCTCCATGCCCACCATTTCCCAGTGACGTTGGGATTCTCCATCCCCACCGTTTCCCAGTGCCATCAGGATTctccatcccctgcatcccagtgccaTGGGGATTCTCCATCCCCACCAGTTCCCAGTGCCACTGGGATTCTCCACCCCCACCAGCTCCCTGTGCCGTTGGGATTCTCCATCCCCACCCGTTCCCAGTGCCGTTGGGATTCTCCATCCCCACCCGTTCCCAGTGCCGTTGGGATTCTCCATCCCCACCAGTTCCCAGTGCTGTCAGGGCTCTTGGTCCCCCACCCCCAGTACCTGCTGGTTCTGGTAGGCAGTCACAGTGGTGAACTCGGTCTCCTGGAAGGAGAAGCTCTGCACCCCCTCGGCCGGCAGCGACTGGATCTGCGCTAGATCGAAGCGAGAGTCCTGGGCGATAACGTGGACGCGGGGCTTGTACTTGTGCATGGACTGCAGGATGATCTGAGGGGAGAGGCAGGATGAGCCTCCTGAGAGCCAGGAGGACAGGGGGAACACCCAACAAAGACACGAGTGGGCCCCAGCCCTCGACCCCAGGGGGGTGTCctgcccccctcccagccccccatggGGCTGCCCCACACCTACGTGCCCCTTGTCGTCCATCTCGTTGTTGGTGAGCTTCACGCGGTCGAAGCTGATGATTTGCCTCATCCAGGTCTCCCCCGAGCAGGGGGAGTCGGGGTGGATGTAGAGACGCGGGGTGATGCAGGAATGGTCCGTGTTCCCCGCCACCATCCACTGCGAGCTGTGATAGACGTACCTGGCCCGGGCCGCGCGGGGGTCAGGCGGTGGGACCCCTGCCCAGCCCTCCCAGACCCCCACACCCAGAGATTCCACATGTGCACAGGAGCCAGCAGCGCCCCACACTCTGTGCAAACCCCCCACTCTGTGCAACCTCCCCCTACTCTGTGCAACCCCTGCTTTGCACACGCTCCAAATGCAGACAGACAGCAGGTTGTGAACGcccaaaatgtgttttaaatgccCCAAACGTGTTTTAAATGCCCCAAACTTCAATCATTATCCTCAAATCCCTGTTCCAAAAGTGCTCATTGCTTGGCTCGTGGTGAGGTTTGGGCATTGATACTCATTTATACTCACTGATACTCACTTGTGCACACTGATACTCACTCACACCCACTGATACTCATTTCTACTAACTTATGCACACTTGGAGTCATTTATACTTTGAACACACACTCGTACACCAAATTCCTGCCGTATCTCGCTGGGACAGGAGTTTTTCTAAGGAAAAGGCCTTGGAAACAGTGAATAGATGCGGGTACAGATGCTGAACTCCGGAGCGTGACATCCAGCCTGGGGATTGGGATGAACGCTGCCGGCTTTCCTGGCTGTGGGATGCTTGCGGGGATGCGGGAAGGTGGCATCCCCGCCAGTCTCCCCGGTACCTGTATCTTTTGGAGTCCACGGGGACGATGTCGATGGCGATGTAGTACTGCCGGAgaggctccagccccttcaccttcACCCGGACCGACGGGAACATCCTCCTGCGGGCAGAGGGAAAGGCCTGAGCCAGAGCCGCAGGCAGGACGGTGCGAATGGGTTGGGCAGATTAAACGGGTTTTgggaaaatgactttttttcttagcCAAACTCAacaaaaatagtgaaaaaaatacagagaaaaataccTTGACCcgaccaaaaaaaccccaaaaaaaaaaccccaaaaccaaaccaggatAAACCAcaatgaaataaagaagaaaaaaaacaggtgaGGGGGCAAAGGAGCAGTGGAagtggggaaaggggaaagaggggagcaGTGGAAGCGGGGAAGGGGGAGAGTGGGAGTGGGGAAGAGGAGCAGCAGTAGCGGggaagggggagcagggaagagcagaacagggggagcagggaagagggggagcagagggagtgAGGAACAGTGGGAGTGGAGTAGGGgagcagtgggagcagggaagaacagaacagtgggagcagggaaggggagcagggaaAAGGGGAATAGCGGGAGCAGGGAAGAGGGGACTAGGGGAGCAGGGAAGAAGGGAAtagggggagcagggaagaagggggaagaggggaatagcaggagcagggaagaggggaatagggaggaagggaaggggcaGCGGGGCGGCCGGTACCTGCCGGCTTTGGTGATGATCATCTCGGTGCCGATCTCATGGAACCTCCTCCAGAGCTCGGAGCCCTGCAGCTCCACCTGCACCCCCGCCTCCCGGCTCTCGGGACGCTTTTCTGCGGGGAAGAGAAGCGAGAGGGGCTGCTCGGGAGGCTGCcgggggctggaggaggggtgtgtggggggggaTCCCCTTGGAGCATCCCCTCCGAGCATCCCCTTGGAGCATCCCCTCGGTACGGACCGGGCTGCGGGGCTCGGCGGCTCTGCCTGCGGCCGGCGCcgctctccccctctccctccttctcctcctcctcctcctcgcggCCATCCGGCACCTTCCTCTTGGCCGCGCGTCCCACCAGGGCTTCCACCGAGAAGGCGTGAGCCCTGGAGCTGAGCGCCATCCCCCCGGGCCGCCGAGCTcaggcgggcggcggcggctccaTCCCCGCGGGGCGCCCGTCGGGGGGCAGCGGCCTCGGGCATCCGAGGGAGCCGAGGGGCGCCCGCAGCCTCCGCCGCTTGTTGTGGGAACTGGTGCGAGCGTAGGAAACATTGAGTGACATTTCATAGGAGTAAAGGAGGGGAgggcggagggggggggggagaaggggaggagggggggaagggggggagggagggggagaggagccGGCCCCGTCTAGGATCAATAAAAGAGTTACTGTTCTCCATTAAATTGTAAAACTCAAAGAAATTTGACATAATTGCACACTAGGGGCCACTTTTCCAACAAAAGCGCAAATAACGTTTAACCAGAACcggactaaaaaaaaaaaaaaaacagaaagaaaaatggggaaaagggaaaaaaataaggaaaaggagaaaaaaaaaccaacacggggaaaagggggaggaaaaaagggaaagaaaaaactagggaaaagaaaggaaaaaaaaggaataaaggagaaggagggcAGGGCGGCGCGTGCTGCGCTCCGAGCCCGGGTTGGTGCGGGGCGGCTGCCCCGAGGGGTCGGTCCCGCAAAGCCCCTCGGTGTCCCCGGCACGACAGAGCCTGGTGTGTCCCCCACCCCGGGCTGTGTGACAGCGCCGGGCACGATCCTGCTtcctccatttccccccccccagttctggtttggtttttttggtctgtttgtttgtttgctggtgtttttcttttaagcagcGAACCCGCCCCCGCTCCAGCATCCCCCGGGATGTTTCCACCGCGCCGCTTCAAAGCTCCGTCCCCAGCGGCAGCTGCGCTCGATTAGGGGCAGAAAGCCCAGTTTTCCACTCGGATGGGTCCTGGGAGCCGAGGATGGGGATGTCTGGGGTGGATGGGACCCACAGGTGCACAGGGAACAGGCTGTGCAGGATTGTGGGGTCCCACCGGCGACCCCTCTGCCCTACAAAGCCTTGAATGCACCGTGCTAGTTTGTTTTCCATCCTGACTCCCTCCTCTGAGCCGGCACCAAAGGGGATTCAGGGGCTTGGGATGTTTTTTAGTGGGGGGAGTGGTTGTATTTGGTGTATTTGATGGGTCCCCCATCCCTAGCGCAGCCCTCGCCCCGCTGCCTTTCCCGGCACAGCAAGGTGAGCCGGGACAGATGAGCCTTAACAGGAAAAAACGTGGAAAAGGATAAAATTCACAGGCCAGCTGAGAAAGCAGGTTGGGGGGGAGCTGTGGGCAGGGGATGAGGGGCAGAACTCCATATCCCACTTCCAGGTGCTCCCAGGGAACCCCTTGTCtactaaaatatttcactttttggGTTTCTTGCTGTATTTGTGAGCCTCTGCACCCTGGGACACACGTTTTTCCCAAGCCTTGGTCTGGCAGCAGAGTGAAGTCTGCGTTGTCTTTGTGGAGACAACGAAACCCAAGGGTCAGAGAGAAGCTACCTGGCAGAATTCCTGCCCAATGTGTGTTTTAAATCCCCTAGCCTCCTGTCATTATCCCAAAACCCCCGTTCCAAGGGTGCTCATTCCTCAGCTCATGGAAGGGGTTGCACACTGATGCTCACCTATATGCATTAATACTCATTGATGTGCATTTATACTCATTGATACACACTTATAGTAATTTATACTTTTTAACACACATTTATACATTGAACTCTTGCCGTATCTCATTGGATCAGGAGTTTGTCCCAGGAAAAGGCCCTGGAGGCAGTGAACAGTTGCAGATACAGGTGCTGAACTCCAGACCCCGACATCCAGCCTGAGGCATTTGGTTGAAAGCTGCCAGCTTTTCTGGTTGCTGAATTTTCTCCACACACACGGTCTCAGTGCCAGCTCCAGTTGGGAACACTCCTGCAGCCTGGCTTCTGAGTGGAAAGTTAGCATCCCTGTCTGTCAATGGGGCTCTGAAAGATCCAGCTGAGCTCCTGTTGAACTCTTGGTGGCAAACGGGCAGCGCTGTTTGTAACGGCAGCTGGGACAGATGCACCAGAGCTGTAAAACAAGTCTATGGGAGGttatttttgcatttgcttCCCCAGGCTTTTGTAGAACCGTGTGTACCTGGGGCTGCGCAGGAGAGGAGCTAACCCAGACCCTGCAGGAGTGCAGGCATCTCTAGGCGTGGCCTTCAGAGAGGCTGATGCCAATTAACTTTTGATTTAACTCTCACTGAAGATAACAACACTTAATCTACCTTCAGAAAGTGTCTTGAAATCCAGAGAccagctgtgctgtgttgtAACCTGAGCTGTACGGTGGTTTTGTCCCTGTGTTGCTCACTCCACGCTTCCACCGATCTCCTTCAGCAAAGCCCCAAGCCCCTGCTGACTTGGTTTTCCTTCACACGAGGCACGTTCACGTGCACTTGCCCAACCCCTCTGCAGGACGGGTGTCTGACCTCTCTTCAGGGAGCAGTTCTGGGGTGTTATCCCGTTATCCCTCAGCCATCACCATCCATTGGGGCAAGAACTGGCTGGAAAACAGGGCAGGGAAAGAGGTTTTGGGAGCTTATCTTGCTCTGCCCTCACCGCAGGCAGGACCAGCTCCACCTGTGCAGATCTTTACTTCTTCTTACAAAGAGAAATGTAACAAATTTCATGAACGTGTTCATAATTATAACAGCATAAGCTTGCGATTTCAAAGCAAGGTGAAGGGCGGGTCCTTCCCGGAGCCCGAACGGGGCAGACGCTGCGCTCCCCAGCGCTGATAGAAGCCAGCTGAGGGCATTGAGTGTGAACCTTTATCTCTGCTGACATGACATattattaaaaagtattttgagtAATCCTTTATTTCCTTAGCATTGCAACACATTTCAAGAACTTGGCTGGGGATCAACCAAGCCTTTTTAATTTCctacaatgaaaaataaaacaaaaataaagcccaATCGAGGGGATATAATCAGGAACATTTTGAGGGTTTAGGTCAAATTAATATGTCAGAGAAGGGTTTTCAGGGGACTTGGAAAGATTTAATCTGTCAGAGACTGACTCAGACCCTTCTTGGGCTTTGTAATCTTATTGTCTTTACCAAGTTATGGGATGGTATGTCACGTATTAGCATCATCAGACAACAGAGCAAATAGTCATTTGGCACAGAGTTCAGAATAACTAAGTTAATTTTAAAGTGTTACACAATATGCCCGGAATATTTGCTTAACtcaaaaattatcttttaataCTGTCCATTAATCTGTTAGAGCACGCAGGTAAATTCCAGACACAGGCTTTTCCAACCAGTTTAGGGGCAAACTTTAGGAGATTTCATTGGATTCGAGCTGCAtttaccaaaacaaacccacaaagcaaaccaaacctGACTTCTGGCTTAGGGGTAATATTTTAAAGTCACCTGCACTGAGTTATGCAtcattttatttgaagaaaaaagaatgaactTATCGATGGCACAGCGTGCTGCAAACAACTGCTGCTATCGACACAGGAAAGGGATGGGAGGTTTGTTATGGGAATATGTGAAAGTTATAAAAGTTTCTGAGCACTCTGGCCACAGCTATAAACCTTCTATGCACTGAAATGATGGTGTTTGGGTTCTGTGGGAACTCAAATTTGCACATATCcaactttaatttttaataaatgcaaCTAGAGCTTCCTCTGAGTTATTAACTAATTACTTATTAACGGATtaacaaacatttcttcttctaaaaTTCAGTCTTTTAAACAGAAACTCCCAGAGACTGAGTAGatcttggcagaaaaaaatccGTAGTAGCTCATAACAGTGCTTAGGAGATTGTTTTCCCTTACGTTCTCAAATGTCCAGTCCCTCAGCAAAGCTTTAATTTCATTCTCCATCTTATTTTCCCCATAATGAACTTTGAAAAACCTCTGCTCTCATAGGCAAGCCCAGTGCTACAGCACGATGTCTTCATCCCCTCCTGGGCCAACCCTGCAGCGGCCAGAGCAGGAGGTGATGGAATGGCTCAGCCCATCCTTGCTCTCAGGAGCACCTCAGGTTAAATTCAGGGTAAAAATGGAAAGTCTGGGCAAGAAAAGGCCAGTCCACAGCTGGCACTGAAGTGTCTCGCTTGGCTGACCTCCTAAGGAGGTTCTTCACTGCCACGTGCGTTGCATTACTtaaagagatattaaaataaatcccTGTTATGTTATTTTATACGTAAGCCCCCCAAAAGGCTGCACGGGGAATAGGATTAAACTTTAAGGAAATGATTCAGTGAAGTAAAAACAATATACACAACATTTGGGGAGAGTTAAAGCAAATTAGAGGACTCGGATCACTTTATGATGAGAGAAGGGTTGATGGCGTTCCTCACCGCAGCCAGGGAAGGTGAGGAAGGGTCAGTGATGTCCGCTTGCTGGTAACGTAAGGATGAGACCACCACGTGCATCTCTAATACCAAGAGATGCCACCACAAGGACTTTTACctggcagctctggctgcagtTTCATGCCTTCTTGAGAGCTTTCCCGGGATCGCCAACGCGGCTGGGGTGGCGTAATGGGGGCTTCTGTCAGAGATCTCACTGTAAACTCGATGCATTTGCTGGAAAAACAAGATTTCTTGGCTCTGTGCTGTGAGGAACACTTTTAAAGTCACTTTTGGCTGGTGACCACATGCG is a window of Phaenicophaeus curvirostris isolate KB17595 chromosome 13, BPBGC_Pcur_1.0, whole genome shotgun sequence DNA encoding:
- the TBX22 gene encoding T-box transcription factor TBX22; amino-acid sequence: MALSSRAHAFSVEALVGRAAKRKVPDGREEEEEEKEGEGESGAGRRQSRRAPQPEKRPESREAGVQVELQGSELWRRFHEIGTEMIITKAGRRMFPSVRVKVKGLEPLRQYYIAIDIVPVDSKRYRYVYHSSQWMVAGNTDHSCITPRLYIHPDSPCSGETWMRQIISFDRVKLTNNEMDDKGHIILQSMHKYKPRVHVIAQDSRFDLAQIQSLPAEGVQSFSFQETEFTTVTAYQNQQITKLKIDRNPFAKGFRDPGRNRGVLDGLLDTYPWRPPLALDFSAFGSDSHGGSSSSSPVTSSGGTPSPLNPLLSPSCSPPTFHLSTNSIGMSCPETYLHNLNVPLYYKICPTSFLRQQSLIFPSHEKLGGSNPHLLPHFMVDMPKLSSIGITNLKNTKGEDLNGQCLQVPSSASQMLYGLHASGNIFPSSPIAREALNCSLHPPYGLYGYNFAVPSRLMNAASHFKVSDSIPASLKDGRCNHSSWHPTINHCL